Within Acinetobacter sp. LoGeW2-3, the genomic segment AGGAAGCGGGTCGTGCTAAGAAAACACGTGCACTACCAGATGACTATGATATTGAAGTGCTTGAGCCGTTCCTGGATGCAGTCGTGCAACAGGCAGCTCGCTCATTACAGTTCTTCTTTTCATCGTCTCAATTTAATGAAATTGACCATATCTTATTGGCAGGGGGGAATGCCAATATCCCGGGCTTAGCAAAACTATTGCAGCAAAAACTCGGTTACCGTGTCACGATCGCGAATCCATTTTTACAGATGGGCTTTTCTCCTCAAATTGATATTAAAAAAATTGAAAATGACGCGTCCTCACTCATGGTTGCATGTGGTTTGGCATTGAGGAGTTTTGATTAATGGCAAAAATTAACTTACTCCCTTGGCGTGATGAGCTCAGGGTTAAAAGAAATAACGAATTTGTCGCATATTGTGTTGGGGCGTTGTTGCTAGGGGTAACAGCAGCTGGGGGAAGCTGGTTCTATTACGATCAAAAATTACAAGATCAGGAACAAGCTAACCAACTCATCATCAGTACCAATCAGAATCTGGATGTACAGCTAAAATCTTTAGAAGGTTTACAGGAACAGCGTGATGCAATTGTTGAGCGCATGAAGCTGATTCAAGGCCTGCAAACCCAGCGTCCAATTGCCGTACATCTCATTGATGAAATTGTACGTGTTACACCAAGCGATATGTATATCACCAGGTTTGTCCGTAGCGGTGATAAGTTCATTATCGAAGGTAAAGCAGCAAGTCCAAATACGGTTGCGGAGTTACTGCGTAATCTGGAGGCTTCTTCCTGGTATCGAAATGCCTTCATGAATGCATTCTTGGTTGCAGAAGAGAAAAAGGATAAAGCACCAAGCTCTGTAATTCCACGTGTTGAAGAATCTTATGGCACATTCACAGTTACCGTGGATCTCGACCAGATTGCTCAACCGGTGCTTTCAGAACAACAGTCCCAAGCGGCTGCAACAACAGGAGGGGCGACATCATGAACGAACAATTCGATGAATTAGGTCAGGAAGCTGTTGTTGCACCGAAAAATAAAATGACGGTAGAAAAATTCTTTCAACAGTTTAATACCTTGGATCCAAATAACTACGGTAGTTGGCCACTGGCTGTAAAGATTACCTGCTGGATCTTTATTGTGTTCCTGGTTTTAATGCTGGCTTACTTTGGTTTGATTCGAGGAAAAATTGAATCGATTACTCAAGCCAATGCTCAAGAACAGAATCTGTTAAATGAATTTCGTGAGAAAGATTCCAAGTTGCGTAATTTGCAACAGTACCAACAACAACTTCAGGATATGGAAGCAAGCTTTAACCAACAGCTTGAACAGTTGCCGAAGGAAACTGAAATTCCGGGTCTGGTTGAAGATATTAACTT encodes:
- a CDS encoding PilN domain-containing protein; amino-acid sequence: MAKINLLPWRDELRVKRNNEFVAYCVGALLLGVTAAGGSWFYYDQKLQDQEQANQLIISTNQNLDVQLKSLEGLQEQRDAIVERMKLIQGLQTQRPIAVHLIDEIVRVTPSDMYITRFVRSGDKFIIEGKAASPNTVAELLRNLEASSWYRNAFMNAFLVAEEKKDKAPSSVIPRVEESYGTFTVTVDLDQIAQPVLSEQQSQAAATTGGATS
- a CDS encoding type 4a pilus biogenesis protein PilO; protein product: MMNEQFDELGQEAVVAPKNKMTVEKFFQQFNTLDPNNYGSWPLAVKITCWIFIVFLVLMLAYFGLIRGKIESITQANAQEQNLLNEFREKDSKLRNLQQYQQQLQDMEASFNQQLEQLPKETEIPGLVEDINLSGVNAGLKFKNIRLEPEVKQEFFIEQPISIEATGDYHAFGSFVSGIAGLSRIVTLHDFTITGTENKEKKTDIPVIDYTLKAKTYRYVGAQDRSQMDQQSDVDKSGDKKNSKKVSKAKNGGKK